From the genome of Sulfurimonas paralvinellae:
ATCACCCTTTTACAAACAAATTGACGCATGGGCTCTATCCTCCCGGATCGTCTATTAAACCGCTTTTAGGCCTTTTGTATATTACCACGAAGCTAAATGAACGATGGAGTGTGGACTGTCGTTCAAATTTACGAATCGCCAATAGAACTTTTCGCTGTTGGAAAGCAAAAGGTCACCGTCATACGGATATCGTAAAAGCTATTCGTGAGAGTTGCGATGACTATTTTTACGAAGGCAGTCTTATTCTAGGTAATGAGGCTATGAGTAAAGGCCTTAAACGTTATGGTTTTGGTGAAAAGACGGGCGTTGATATGCCCAATGAATTCATCGGTGTAGTGCCGTCACGTTTATGGAAGCTTAGAAAATACAATCGTTCCTGGAACATTGGAGAGACGGCTAATATGTCGATAGGACAAGGGGACTTTCTTGTAACTCCATTGCAGATCGCACGTGAGACAGCTTTAGTAGCAACCGGAAAACTTGTGACACCGCATTTTGCGAAATATATTGGCGATGAACCTTATAAAGTGAAATATAAGGATGTATTGACACAAAAAGAGAAGAGAAAACTTCCTATTATACGTAAAGCAATGTATCAGGTCTGTAACTCCCCGCATGGGACGGCGACAAATTATTTAAGTTCAAAAGTGACAATATCTGGAAAAACCGGAACGGCACAGGTGATTGGAATTAAACAGGATATAGAAAAAAGAAAGCTTGAGCATGAACTCTCTTACTATAACCGTTCTCATGCATGGTTTACAACCTATGGACCTTCAAAGAAACCACAGTATATTGTGACTGTTATGGTAGAGCATGGCGGGCATGGTGGACATGCCGCCGGTAAGATTGTCTCAGATATATACAATAAGCTGTTGGAGCTTGGGTATATTAAGAAGCGTTGATTTTCCCTTTGGAAAACAGAAGTACAATGTAAAAAACAAAGCTAATGTAGGGAATAAATAGCAAAATACTCCACCATCCTGATTTCCCCATATCTTTAAGTCTTTTAATGCTGAGAACCACCATAGAATAGGTGCATAAAAGTATGATAATAAGTGCCATTGCATAGCTGATCGGTTCAAATGGATTGATTTTGAACAAGATCATGACTATACCAATAAGAAATGAGAGAACCCCCAGGGTATTTATCATTAAGCTGCGACGAAAAAATGTACCTCTGTCTATGGTGCTGTTTGTAAGGAAATACCTTCGGATAACATTATCTTGATCGATATTTTTATATTTAAAAAATTTTCTAGCTATGAAAATATCAAAAGGTTCCAAATCAAAAGGCATATTTACAAGAAATAGAGCAGCTTCAAGATATCGGCTCTTATCAAAGTCAATATCTACCTCTCCATTGTAAATAGCCTGATTCGAATAAAAACTTATATACTCTATTAGATAGCTGTTCTCAGGCATTAATGTTTGAATGTAACGTGCATATTCCTGTAGCGTAAAGTTTGCTTTTTGCCCTTTATGAAAATGGCTATAATATTTTTCTACTTCTTTATAAGCGGCGATAACAAAGTCTACATTGTTTTTTTGAGCATGTTTTTCTATACGGTTTTTTGCTGTATATGTCCAGAAATATTTTCTGGCATAATACAAAAATACAACTAAAAAAGAGAAAAAGATTACAACAAGTGGTATCAATTGTGTTTTGGTAAGCAGTCTCTCTTCTATCTTTTTGTCTGTTTTTTCTCCTTTAAAAGGGATATCGTCCGCTGCGTGAAAACTGACCCAGCCTATCCCTTTGACAAAGACTTCAGTCCATACTGCTTTGTTTTTACTTTCAATCAGATAGGAGTGTGTGGCTAGATTGTACTCTCCAGGAGCATAACCTGTGACAAGTCTGGCGTATTCACCTGTGGAACGAAGCATAATGACAAGGGCTGAATTAAACTGCAAAGCGTTTCCTGTTTTTGTCTTAAAAAGCATTTCTGAGAGTGTCTGATTTTGTATCGGGCTGTTTATGGAAGCGTGTTGGTAAAAGTAGTTCATTTTAAAATAGTTGATTATACTTTGCGCTTTTTCAAATGAATTATCCCCTCTTTTTGTAATATATCTGGCCAATTTGTAGATCTTTGGATCAGAATGATATCCCGGTCTGGAGTATGCCTTTTTGTACCAGACATCAGCATAGCTGATAACATCGTGTCTATAATATTTATCTCTTTCTACGCATGCCGTATAATAAGTGCCGGTTTCAAGTTGTGACGGAGCATAAATGGTTCTTGCGGCATCTTCATAAAAGGTGTCCGATGGAAACTGTAGTCTCAGCAGACCTTCAGGAGTGTATATAATGGGTTTTCCGGAGAGCTTTCCTTTGACAGTAATGGTGTAGTTGTCACTCTGTTTTGTAAAATATTCGTTGTAATAAAATTCATTGGGCTTAAAAGGCCGTGTTCGCTTTTGCCATTTTTTGCCATTCCAATAATCATAATAGTCTCTACTGTTTCGTTGAATGGTATACATTTTTGTCAAAACTTTTTTCCAGCTTTTTCCGTTAAATGATGCATAGGTTTCACCGCGTAAAAATCGTGCCTCTTTGCCTTTTACCTTAAAGAGTATTCTGTTTGAACTTTTGCTTGAGCCATCACGTATGCTGGAATAATAAGCCCGTTTGTTCTTCTCTTTTAATTTTCTTTCGAAAATAATGTTATGTTCTTGATCTGTTTTGAGTGAAGCAGTTGAGTGTTTCATATTGCTATGAAAAGGCAAGGTGAGCGAAGAGTGCGCTGTTGTACTGCCATCTTTTGTGTAGCTAGGCAGGTCTGTGACCCTTTCTTTATGATCTTTGTTCTTTGTATTGCTCTCTCCGCTTACTCCCTTATACTCTTTTTTACCGCCAAAAGGCAAAATACCATAGTGTATAGCTTTTGGCTGCGGCAATAGATAGTATAAAAGGGCAGTTAAAATAGAGACCACTATAAGAAGTGTAAAAGTCGTTCCGAAAAAATGTGTGTTTGTTTTATAATTATATGCAGTGTGGAGTTGCAATCTTGCAGTGTAATACTCAGCTACAACTACGGTGAGAAAGGAAAAAGTAAAGAGTATGATACTCACAACTGAATATTTGTTGGAGATGATGGAACTTGCATACAAAAAAAGTAAGAATGAAAAGATTAGAAGATATGCCAACATCCTTCTCTCACGCAAGGAGATATTTACCCCTGTTATGACCGAAAGCGAAACAATCAATATACCGATATCTGAGTTATAGTTCATAAAGTAACGAACAGAAAAGGCTATACCTATGAGCATACCAATATAACCGATATTTTTTATGGTCTTAGCATGTTTTTCGGCAAAAAACCATGAAAGCAGCAGCGAAGCTGCCAAAAGAAAAAGAATAGCAGCTGTAATAATGCTGTTTCCGGCATATATGTCATTAGAGACCATAAAGGCCGGGATGGCTTCACAAAAGAAAAGGGCGATGTAGAGTGTCGGTGTTTTCAAAGAAACATCCTTTGGATGTCACATCCTTTTTTGAGTGTGTATTTATTATATTTCGGGTGATTGTTCAAAGTGAAATTTTCATCGGTTTTATTATTTATAAAACTCTCTGCCTGAATATCAAACAAAACAGGTTTTGAGGACCTTGCACTCAAAAGATCTATGTTTTGTTCCACTTTACCGCTTCCATTGTCAAATAAAATAAGTGTACCGCCTTTTTTAAGACCATGAAAGTATTTTACTGCATCAAGATAGCGTACATCTCCATTGCCTTTGACATGGGCTAAGGCCTTGAGTATTTCCATCTGATTGTGTGACCCTTTGATGTCAATGAGCTTTATTTCCTCTTCATCTTTACCGAAGATACTCACGCTGTAGCCATTGTCAAGACCATAAACAGCGAGCGATGCGGCAATGCTTATGGCATATTCGAGTGTTGTCTCAGTAAAAGAACCTCTATTGAACTCTTTATCTAAATCAAGCATTATAATTAAGCTCGATGATAAAAAATCCTGATACTCTCTTACGATGAGTTCACCTTTTTTTGCACTGCTAGGCCAGTGAATATGGCGTGGAGAATCGCCACGTTTATATTCTCTGATAGATACAAACTCTCCTTCTCCTCCTTTTTTCTTGCTTTTGTTCTCTCCATAAAGCATAGCATACTCATCGCTTATAAAAGGAAAGTGAATTACTTCCAGTGGTTTTGGATAGACAACAATCTCGCCTTTTGTCTCTTCGAAGGTTTTGCTGAAAGTTTGAAGCCCCATAGGAAATCCTGTTTGTATGATTAGAGGACCTATTGAATGCACACCGCGCAGCTCTAGTGACAACTCGCTCTTTATTGTCAGTTTGCTATTGAGTACTTTTACAAAAAACATATGCTTTTCATTGGAAGAAAATGGTGTTGGCAGCCAAAGTTCAAGAAAGAACTTGTTAAAAAAATTAGCTGAGGAGAGTTCTATACTTATAGGCATGGATTTTCTCTGCTGAGCATATTTTGGATGCTTCAAAGACGCATGAATCCCCAGTAGATTAAAATAGGGTGCTATCAAAGATAAAATGAGCATAGATAAGGAGAGTTCAGCTATAACATAGAGAAGCTCAATACCTCTGTTCACGGCAATCAGATAGATGATGACAAAGGTTGTAAATAGTAGTATGACGATTTTATTTTTTGCAAAGAATTGCAGCATTACTTGGGAACTTCTATCTTTGCCAGTACATCAGCGATGATGTCTTCATTTGTCAAACTTGCGCTGTATTGTGGTTTAATAACAATGCGATGAGATAAAACAGGTACGGCAATCCTTTTGATGATATCGGGGTCGACAAAATCTTTTTTTTCTACAAGAGCAAAAGCTTTTGAAGCGTGCATTAAAGCAAGTGAACCTCTCGGACTTGCTCCGTAAGCCAGAGAGTTGTGTTTGCGAAGTGCCTGCATAATTAATGCGATGTACTTTAAGACGATTTTATCTATTTTAATATTGAGGACTTGTTTTTGCAGCTCCAAAAGTTCCTGTGACGATATAACGGGCTTCAGGTTCTCTATTGGATGTTCTTTTTCCTGCATCTGCATGATTTCTATCTCATCTTCTACCGTTGGATAACCCATGCCGATTTTCATAAAAAAGCGGTCAAGCTGTGCTTCTGGAAGCGGGTAGGTACCATGGAACTCTATCGGGTTTTGTGTAGCTATTACCATAAAAGGAGAGGGGAGTTTATATGTTTTTCCATCTACAGTAACTTGCTCCTCCTCCATCGCTTCAAGCATACTTGATTGTGTTCGCGGTGTAGTACGGTTTATCTCATCAACTAAAAGGATATTTGTAAAAATTGGCCCGGCTTTAAATTCGAAACTTCTTTCCTGTTCATTATAGATAGAGACACCCGTAATGTCCGATGGCAAAAGGTCGGGAGTACACTGGACGCGTTTCAATCGTGTACTTATGGATTTTGAAAGTGCTCTTGCAAGGATGGTTTTTCCCAATCCCGGAGTATCTTCTATGAGGATGTGTCCTTTTGCCAAAAGAGAAACAATAAGCAATTTGATAGGTTCCTCTTTGCCGACTATGACGCTTTGTATATTTTTAATGAGTTTATTTAAATTATGTGACATCTATTTTTTCCTTTTATATTTTACTGCCAAGCAGTAATAGCTTGAGATATTTGTTCGAGTTCTGTATCAGAGTAGCGTACCACCTGTCCCTTCATAACGCCTTTCATAGGACCTCCGTAAGTGCCGTTTTTGTAGCCTTTTAGGGCTTGATAGATATCTTTCTGCGACATATTTCTAACAATTTTTGATTTACCTAAAGCAGCGCGGGACCAGTTTTGCCCATGACAGGCAAGACAGCTTTTTAATTTTGGAATAATGGTGAGATTATTGCTTTTAGCGATTATCTTTTTTTGCTTCATTTCATTTTTTTTGGAAACTATGAATTGGTTGTTGAAAAATGAAAAGGAGTCAAGAGAGTTTTGATTTGTTTTTTCTATTTCTCTTCCATCTAGATCTGTTATTTCTAAAATAAATTGATTATGCTGGGCATTGTTGGCATCTGTTTGCAGACGAAGATACCCAAAGAGAAGATGATTGTTTGTTGTGTCTATGGAAACTGTAGCCAGTATTTTCTTCTCTCCGTTAGCCGGTATGATGATTTTTTTATCGGAACCGTCTAGGTTTGCGCTGTAAACATCATTGTCTGCCCAGATGACTCTATGGTTGACGTTATCCACAACAATGCCTGCAGGGCGATTTGAAGAGACTACTTTTTGTAGCTCTTTTGTATTTAAATTAAGCGTAACAATCTGATGATTTGTTCCGTCGCTGATATAGAGTTTATCGTCAGCATCATTATAAAACAAGCCTTCAACAGAACGCAAGAGGGCTCTGTTTGAAAAAAGTATGGTCTTGTTATTCCCGTTGAAATCAGAAGAGACAATATCGTGATGTTTTCTTTGGGTATTCCACTGTGCAGAGTAGATTTTCTCTCTTTTGTTGTCAATCGCAAGACCGGCTGCTAAAATTGGTAATGCCATTATTCTTCTACTGTTTGTTCCGTCCAGATTCGCTTTAAATAAGCCAGGATCATTTACTCTGTTTACCCAGTAAAGCGCTCCGTATTTATCTACATTACAGGCCATTGTTTGTTTATTAAAAATATCAACTACTTTTGTTTGATTGCTAATGTCTTTCGTATTGGATAGGTAAATCCCGTTATACTCAACAAGACAAAGGTTGTATTTTGATTGTACAGTAGCTGTTTTTTGAGAAGTTCTGTTGTTATCATTTTTTATAATGGAGCTGATTTTTTTATCATTAGCGATGTAAAATAAAATAACAAGACCGGCAGCAGACGTCAGGATGTTGAAATAGGGTACTTTTCTTTTGGAAGTTCGTTCAGACTCTGTTGCTTTTTCAACACTCTTCTTTTTAGGCTGCTTTACTGCTCTTTCTTTGGGAGATTTTATGCTTGTGTCGGCTAAAACTTTCAGTGCATCTCTGAGTGTACTTATCACTACTTGGTTATTGTATGGATTATCTTCTATGGAGAGCAGATCCCAACCATCATCTGATTTGTAGAGCTTAATCTCTATATTTGTGTCTCTATAGTGAAAGATCCAGATAACTTCAGAGTCGCTCAGTTCTTTTACCGGAAGCAGCCAATTCCCTGTACTCTTATCTATGGTCCAGTGATGTTCATACGCACCGTTTGTATGGTTATATTGATTCCAGAGTTCATCTAATTGAAACTTGCTTGCGTCGCTTTGTGATACATTTTCATTTATAAACATTACTATTTATCCAAAGATTTAAGATACGTGAGAACACGCTTATAGGGTTATATTTCTAAGTTTGGTACTTTGGAAGCTGTTATGTTCTCTATCGCCTCGACTTCTTGTATCTTATTTTCCAGTTTTTGGCTGATATCTCGCATGACGGAGACTTCTTCTTTTGCCTGCTTTAATGCTTCTGACTTTAATGTATTTATTTTTGTCATAGCTTCATCAATATGTGCAAATGCTTCTTTAAGTGAAGCGACATTGAGCGTTGCTTCTCCTGCTTTTTTGTAGATTTCCGTTCCTTGTTCGTTCATACGTTTTGCATTGCCTACGATAAGCTCATTGGTAGCTTCTTTTGTTTTTTCGACCGCTTCGATGACATTCTTTTGGTTCTCAAGGGCTACCAGCATACTGACACCTATCTCAAGCGCTCTTTTTGTTACGACTTTGACGTTGGAGATGTTATCTATAAGCTCCCAGTTCGTATTAATAATAAAATCGTTTGAAAGAAAACTCTCCTGTGTCACTATAAGAATTTCGTAGATGCTTCGTATCTTTTTTTGAAGATTTAACATAAGATTGTTTACATAAAACTCTTTTTCTTTTTCATCAAGATTTTCTATGTTTTCTTCAATTGCATTGATAACGTGCTGCATGACAAGAGCTTTTCTCTGCAGGTTGATAGCTGCTTTTTTATAGCGTTCTTTATCGTGCTGTAGAACAACGTTGTCGTCACGAAGGAGCTTCTCTCCCTCATCAAGAGAGTTTAAAATCTCATCTATAAGCTCTGAAGCCGATTTGAATTTTGTGAGATATCTGTTTATTGGTGTGCCTATGAACGGCAGCATTGAAAAAAAGCTTTTTGCAGAGAGGTTGTGTTTGTTTGGATTGATGTCGGATATCTCATTACTGAGCGTCACAAGTGTTTTCGCAATATCATTAGACTGCGTATCATCTATTGACTGCATATCTGATATTTTACTTCCAAGAAGCTCTGATGAGTTCTCAAGTGACTCAACATCTTCAAGTGTTACGCTCTCAAGAATACCTCTAATCTCACTTTTGTCTTTTCCTTCAAAAAATCCCAAGAACTCTTTTGCTTTTTCTTTAATGCTTGCAAGCTCGTCAGAAGAGAGTTTATCTTCAAAAACAGTCACCTCTTCTGTATTCGTTATTTCATTTTGTCCAATGGATTTTTTAATGTCCGTCATATGTTTTTACCTTTTTTTGATTTTACTTACTATTTGGGTTGAGTGCTCAAACTCATTGAGAAGCATATCTATCTTTTTATCATTGTTGTTTTTACTCATAAGTTCTTCTATCAGGTTTTCCAAGCTCGCTTCTATAGCAACATTTTGTTCTATGTTCTTTTGAATTTCACTTTTGTAGAGCTCTCTCTTTGTTTCGTCTGAGCTTAGAGAGAAGGCTTTTGTCAGTCTATCTTTTATTTTTAAATTTTCAAGATACAAAGAGAGGGATGTATTGGCAATATTGACAACCCTTACAGTCAGTAAACTTTTACTAGAAAATTTTTCTTTCATAAAAGCAGTGATAAGATCAATTTTTGAAAAAATATTGTCTTTGATGTCAAGTCCGTATTGCAATGTTGCATTATGCCGCAACAGTTTGTATTTCTCCTCTTCTCTTGCATAGGCATAGTTTTGTTTATGTTTTTTAAAAAGGATATAGCATAGAACAAAACATAGAATGCTAAAGAGTGACAACACATTAAATATACTGATATCAAAAGATGATAAATTTAGAAACATAATGGATAAAGCATAACTGTATACTACGGTAAATGATGCTAAAAAAGCATACAGCAAAAGCCGCTGCCGTCTAAAAAAATATAAAATCAGGTCCAAAGTATAAACATCCAATATGAAAATTCGTTTATTCTAACATAAGAAGTTTTAAGTTAATGTTATAAATATTTTGATACTATCCTTTTAGTTATGAAGCAGGGATAAAATATGATTGATTATCAAGAGGCATTTAAAAAAAGAGTTTTTATCTTATTTTTACTGATTCTTATTATAACACCAATCACCGTTATCTATTTGGGTAAAAAGAGCAGCACCCTAAATGAGAAAGCTCCCGGCTTGTCTGTAAAAAATAGTTTCGCACTTCATTTACGGGGGTCTGTACAAGATATAAAGCTTTCAAAAAACTCAAAAACCGCATATACAGCAGCAGGAAGCAGAGGCATTTATATACTCGATGTTGAGAACTCAATGAAGCCAAAGCTGATAGGGCAGTTTAAATACTTCAGTAACTCCTATGACAAAGCCAGAAGCGTAGAACTTGCAGAAGAGAGAAATATGCTTTTTGTCAAAGATGCACAGGCAGGCATATATAGTATTGATATAACAAATCCTGTAGAACCCAAACTCCTAGATACCTATAAATCAGAAAATCCTATATATGCCTTTTGTCTCTCAGAAGATTTAAAAACTATTTACATAGCTGATAAAAAAGGGATTGCAGTTGCAGATATTCAAGATCCTGATGCTATCAACGTAATTGCTTATCACAGTATAGAAAAAAGATATATCAATCTCATTGAGGTCAACAAAAATACGCTTTATCTTTTGTGCGAAAGCGGCATAGATATTCTATACACAGATGGATCTCAACCGGCAAAGCTGATCGGTAGTTATACAACAGCCGGTGATGCAAAGAAAATGACACTTTCAAAAGACAAAACAAAAGCATTTGTTTCAATCGGAAATAGCGGCGTAGAAATATTAGATATTGCCAACAAACTATATCCAAAACCTCTTGGAATATTTAAAACGTCTGCCGCTGCAGATAAAACAATAGTATCAAGAAATGCAAAGATCATTTATGTGGCTGATACCAATGGAGATATTGAGATAGCAGATATTCAAAACCCCGACAGCGGGGAATTGTTACAAAAGATAAGAACTAAACTATCTGCTCAGGAAAAATTATGGGATATTGCTTTGTCTGTGGATGAAAAGAAGCTTTTTACAGCTTCAGGTATTGAAGGTGTAAGAGTTGTCAAGCTGAAATAGTCAATGACTTTATCAGATTGAGTGTGTGATAAAAAGCGCCAAAATAGTCAATAAAAAGATTCCGCCGGCTTTGTTATAGATTTTATTTGCTAAAATAAAGAGCAGGGCAATGGATGCTGATGCTAAGATCATAATATCATAATTTGTTGCCTGCAGGTCAATAGTAAGCGGGTTTATAAGTGCTGAACCGCCAAGAACCATAGAGAAGTTGGCGACATTAGAGCCGATAATATTGCCGATGCTCATCTCTGCATTTCCTTTTTTCACAGCGACAAGCGAGACTACAAGTTCCGGAAGCGATGTACCCAAAGAGATGAGAAAAAGTCCGATGATCCACTCGCTGACACCGAGTGAATGGGCAATGTTCGTTCCACTCTCAACAACATAGTTTGCACCGCCGATAGTGAAAAGAAAACCTATACTAAGCAGCAGGATACTTTTTGGCCAGTTAAATTTTTCTTGTTCGAGATCTTCATCTATTTCACCTTCTAAGTCATCTTTTGAACTACTAAAGAGAAACAGAAGGTACGACACCATCATGAGAAGAAATAAGACACCGTCAAATCGGCTGATTTCTCCGTCTTGGATCATGATGTAGAAGATGACAACAGGAACAATGACCCAGGCGCTGTCTTTTGCAAAAAGGTTTCTTTGTGGGTTCATCGATTTTGCTATCATGAAGACAACACCAAGAACAAGAGAGATGTTAAATATAACACTACCGACGACATTGGCAACGGCCATATCGCTTTTACCATGGTATGATGCCATCATAGAGGCTGCCATTTCAGGAAGGGAAGTTCCAAAAGCGATGAGTGTCGCACCGATGACAAAGTGTGAGATGTTAAAATGGAGTGCAATTCTTTCACTCTCTTTTATGATGAAACCTGCGCCGTAAATGAGTGCAGCCATAGCTGCTAAAAATACAATATAATCCATAATCAGCCCTCAGTTCTTACTATTAAACTTTTTGGAAGTTTGAATTTACTAATGAGTTCTTCTTCCTTTGAACGCATCTCTCCATCGTCACATTCATGGTCATAACCAAGCAGATGCAGTAGTCCGTGGATAAACAGCAAGGAAAATTCGTCATCTTCTTCATGTCCAAACTCTTTTGCTTTGTTTTGAACATGATCCACTGAAATAATAATGCTTCCAAGCGGTGCCATAGGCATATCTTCATATGGAAAACTAAGAACGTCAGTTGGTTTATCTATATTTCTGTACTCTTTGTTGATCTCTTGAATCTTCTCATTGGTAGTGACAATTAATTCTATCTCTTTATCTGTCAAATCAGAAACGATCTGTTTTAAAAAATCTTCATTAATTGTGTATGTTGTTTGGTTATCTATATCAATCATAAGTGAAATTATAGCGAAAGAGAGGTGTTAAAAGTAGGAAAATTAGGCAGTAAGGTTAATATTGCCGCCAATTCCTGTTTTTTGTGCAGTTACCTGCTGTGATTGTTGCTGTGCACTTTCTAAAATCTGTTCCATTTGTTTTTTTTGAACATCCATGGATTTTTTCATTACTTCTATAGATGCTGATTGTGACGTACCGGCGGATGAACTGCTATTAGATGAAATTTCCATTGCAAATCCTTTTTTATAAATTATCTTTACTCATTTTATTGTTATTTATATTTAAAAAAGATTAAAAAAATATTTTACTTATGTTAAAATCACATTATGAAAAACAGAAATAGAAAAGCAGTCTGCATTATGAGTGGTGGTATGGATTCCACTTTGGCAGCCTATATGATGCAAGAACAGGGCTATGAGATCATTGCAGTTCATTTTAATTATGACCAAAGAACGCAGCAAAAAGAGCTGCAATGCTTTGAATCAATAGCATCGGTTCTGCAGGTTCAAGAGAAATATGTTCTTGATATTGATTTTTTTAAACAACTTGGTGCCTCTGCATTGACAGATAAAAATATTGACGTTCCTACAGATGGTCTTGAAGAGGGTGTTCCTGTGACCTATGTACCTTTTAGAAATGGTATTTTTCTCTCCATGGCAGCAGCTATTGCTGAAAAAGAGAGTGCTGAAGTGATTGCCATCGGTGTCGTTGAAGAAGACAGCAGTGGCTATCCGGATTGCCGTGAAGATTATATAACGGCTATGCAAAGAGCCATTAACCTTGGAACAAAAGATGAAACCAATATAGAGATAAAAATGCCTCTGGTTCACCTGAAAAAATCTGAGATCGTGAGAGAAGCTCTAAAACTGCATGTTCCTTTGGAATTTACATGGAGTTGTTATAAAAATGAAGATAAAGCATGTGGTGTTTGTGACAGCTGTCGATTGCGATTGGCTGGTTTTGAAAAAGCAGGAGTAAAGGACCCTATTGCATACCTCTAAAATCAATTTTAGAGAATATGAAGTAGAGGTTATATGTAATCCCCGCTTAAAAAACAGCTATATACACATCAGCCATAGCGGAGTTATTACGGTAAAAACCCCTCATAAATCCAAACGTTTTGTATCGGCTCTTTTAAATGATAAAAGCAGTTGGATAGAGAAGCAGATAGAAAAAAATGCTCTTCGTTCAAAAATTACAATAAATTTGGAAGATGAAGTGCTTCTTTTTGGTGAGATATACAGCATTGACAGTGCTGAAGCGACAAAACTGCGTGAGAAGCTGCATAGACTGCGCACTGCAACCAAAGAAAAGGTTTTAAAGGCATATGACACTTTTTACAAAGAAGCAGCAATGCTATATCTCACGCAGGAGGCAAATAGGCAGGCAAAGAGAATGAATCTGCAGTTTAGTGGACTCAAATTTCGAAAAATGAAAAGCAGGTGGGGCAGTTGCAGTTCCAAAGGTATTGTTACATTCAACACCAAACTTATGAAACTTGAAAAAGAGTTGATACTTTATGTCGTGATTCATGAACTTGCACACTTGGTGCACATGAACCATTCAAAGGCATTTCATGATCTGGTTGAAGCGTATCTTCCCAACTCAAAAGAAATTCGAAAACGCTTAAAAGCAGTAAGTATCGTCTCCTAGACATTTTAGAGAGTATTTGCTAGAAGGTGACCACATCATCCAGCCATCTGTTCCTGCATCTTCAGTAGCTTTTATCTGTGCCTGAATCTCTTCTCTGTCATACTCTTTTTTTCTTCGTGTATAATCTCTAAAATATTGCAGCCACGGCCTTACACGCTGGCTGGGAATTCTGTCCTGAATTGTTTTGACACTTCTAAAAACCACTTCATAAGGATATTCGGAAGGGTGTTCGAAATAGAACGAACCACTGGAAAACCCTGAAGGATAGAGCATCGGTGCCAAATAGTCTGCGTGAGCCGCAAGGGAGGTAACAGTCTGTCCTATCCCGTTATCATCTTTTGCCCAACAGATATTTCCGTAGGTATCAACAGAGATAAAAACGCCGTATTTTCGCAGTCTTACTCTTGCTTCATCCAAAAAACTCTCTATGGCTAAAATACGGTTTTTTTGTGTATTTTCTTTAGAGTAGAGCAGGCCTGTTTTT
Proteins encoded in this window:
- the mrdA gene encoding penicillin-binding protein 2, whose protein sequence is MKIKFIILLFASVWLALLVRVFFLAVESNSYYSRLSQQNTIKHEKIAPVRGEIVDTKNRPIAINKLGFKVQLAPHLLTKKYKNEFEEEVAILTKLLPSLDKEKIIKNYKKKDSFYNHNFIDVVQFIPYEEMMPVYSVLNLRKNMKIVSAPKRYYPYKNIAAHMIGYVARANQKDIDRNQVLDLIGYTGKTGIEKYYNDYLQGNPGEREIKVNANNQEIEQLSYKSPQEDRKLTLSMDIELQKYISSLFLGRVGAFVVMKVDGSILAAGSFPNYDLNIFVNGMSYKMYNKLSSSLDHPFTNKLTHGLYPPGSSIKPLLGLLYITTKLNERWSVDCRSNLRIANRTFRCWKAKGHRHTDIVKAIRESCDDYFYEGSLILGNEAMSKGLKRYGFGEKTGVDMPNEFIGVVPSRLWKLRKYNRSWNIGETANMSIGQGDFLVTPLQIARETALVATGKLVTPHFAKYIGDEPYKVKYKDVLTQKEKRKLPIIRKAMYQVCNSPHGTATNYLSSKVTISGKTGTAQVIGIKQDIEKRKLEHELSYYNRSHAWFTTYGPSKKPQYIVTVMVEHGGHGGHAAGKIVSDIYNKLLELGYIKKR
- a CDS encoding transglutaminase domain-containing protein, whose translation is MKTPTLYIALFFCEAIPAFMVSNDIYAGNSIITAAILFLLAASLLLSWFFAEKHAKTIKNIGYIGMLIGIAFSVRYFMNYNSDIGILIVSLSVITGVNISLRERRMLAYLLIFSFLLFLYASSIISNKYSVVSIILFTFSFLTVVVAEYYTARLQLHTAYNYKTNTHFFGTTFTLLIVVSILTALLYYLLPQPKAIHYGILPFGGKKEYKGVSGESNTKNKDHKERVTDLPSYTKDGSTTAHSSLTLPFHSNMKHSTASLKTDQEHNIIFERKLKEKNKRAYYSSIRDGSSKSSNRILFKVKGKEARFLRGETYASFNGKSWKKVLTKMYTIQRNSRDYYDYWNGKKWQKRTRPFKPNEFYYNEYFTKQSDNYTITVKGKLSGKPIIYTPEGLLRLQFPSDTFYEDAARTIYAPSQLETGTYYTACVERDKYYRHDVISYADVWYKKAYSRPGYHSDPKIYKLARYITKRGDNSFEKAQSIINYFKMNYFYQHASINSPIQNQTLSEMLFKTKTGNALQFNSALVIMLRSTGEYARLVTGYAPGEYNLATHSYLIESKNKAVWTEVFVKGIGWVSFHAADDIPFKGEKTDKKIEERLLTKTQLIPLVVIFFSFLVVFLYYARKYFWTYTAKNRIEKHAQKNNVDFVIAAYKEVEKYYSHFHKGQKANFTLQEYARYIQTLMPENSYLIEYISFYSNQAIYNGEVDIDFDKSRYLEAALFLVNMPFDLEPFDIFIARKFFKYKNIDQDNVIRRYFLTNSTIDRGTFFRRSLMINTLGVLSFLIGIVMILFKINPFEPISYAMALIIILLCTYSMVVLSIKRLKDMGKSGWWSILLFIPYISFVFYIVLLFSKGKINAS
- a CDS encoding DUF58 domain-containing protein, which codes for MLQFFAKNKIVILLFTTFVIIYLIAVNRGIELLYVIAELSLSMLILSLIAPYFNLLGIHASLKHPKYAQQRKSMPISIELSSANFFNKFFLELWLPTPFSSNEKHMFFVKVLNSKLTIKSELSLELRGVHSIGPLIIQTGFPMGLQTFSKTFEETKGEIVVYPKPLEVIHFPFISDEYAMLYGENKSKKKGGEGEFVSIREYKRGDSPRHIHWPSSAKKGELIVREYQDFLSSSLIIMLDLDKEFNRGSFTETTLEYAISIAASLAVYGLDNGYSVSIFGKDEEEIKLIDIKGSHNQMEILKALAHVKGNGDVRYLDAVKYFHGLKKGGTLILFDNGSGKVEQNIDLLSARSSKPVLFDIQAESFINNKTDENFTLNNHPKYNKYTLKKGCDIQRMFL
- a CDS encoding AAA family ATPase codes for the protein MSHNLNKLIKNIQSVIVGKEEPIKLLIVSLLAKGHILIEDTPGLGKTILARALSKSISTRLKRVQCTPDLLPSDITGVSIYNEQERSFEFKAGPIFTNILLVDEINRTTPRTQSSMLEAMEEEQVTVDGKTYKLPSPFMVIATQNPIEFHGTYPLPEAQLDRFFMKIGMGYPTVEDEIEIMQMQEKEHPIENLKPVISSQELLELQKQVLNIKIDKIVLKYIALIMQALRKHNSLAYGASPRGSLALMHASKAFALVEKKDFVDPDIIKRIAVPVLSHRIVIKPQYSASLTNEDIIADVLAKIEVPK